Genomic segment of Perca flavescens isolate YP-PL-M2 chromosome 7, PFLA_1.0, whole genome shotgun sequence:
GCGTCCGGCCGTCGGCGAGCGTTTCGGAGCTCCTGAACGCTCCGGCCGTGGCGTTCGTTCCTCGGGACCCCGCCAGACCGTTTACCCACAATCCCGCCTGCCGCGGGTCCACCTCCGGGAGCTGGGTGCGCTCCAGGCCCCCGTCGTAGGAGCTGTTACTGTGGCGGGCAGCGTTGGCCCTGAGCACGCCCTCCCCCCCCGTTGGTCCTGGATCAgcggggggggaggagggggaggagtcCTGAGagcggggagggggggggggggggcttgtgGGTCTGAATAGTCTCTGGATGGTCGGTCCTGAAAGAAGAGCGGGACAGGTGAGAAGACGTCAgtttagggctgtgctcgattgaagaaattcttagtcgactaaaaacTCATTCAGTTGTATCGACTAAcagattagttgatttaatcgacagatctgtaaatctgagtttctccactaagagtcatgcaaaagcaccactttaattcttgcgtttaccagagatgtgctcgtacgtttcttggaaatacagtacaagcttttttttgataactctgcaaacccttggtgttctctcaatgagcttcatgaggtagtcacctgaaatggttttaccttcacaggtgtgctttgtcagggttaattagtggaattattatttcttattaataaaaaagcaaagggtggctactttgaagaatctaaaatacaagacatgttttcagttatttcacacttttttgttaagtacataattccatatgtgttcattcatagttttgatgccttcagtgagaatctacaatgtaaatagtcatgaaaataaaaaggaaacacattgaatgagaaggtgtgtccaaacttttggcctgtactataagtcattcagcataaaaaaaaagaatcaaacatgactaatggactaaagaaatctaagttgactaagaccaaaacgaccgattagtcgactaatcgactaagagggagcagccctacgtCAGTTAAATGGATActccactgtttgttgaaatagttcttatcacggtctcccctggctgtagagaggtgggccaacgcattttttggtCTCAGTgaaagtaattaggttgtttttttgtcttttgttggctcacttttactcacaacatgctaaccggcaacatggGATTcaattcactacgctaagctaactagcggcggcgctgccggtgttgtaccggactaaaacaatgcatgcacaaaaaatgcgttggcccacctatctacagctagaggagaccccacctatctacagctagaggagaccccacctatctacagctagaggagaccccacctatctacagctaggggagaccccacctatctacagctaggggagaccccacctatttacagctagaggagaccccacctatctacagctagaggagaccccacctatctacagctagaggagaccccatctatctacagctaggggagaccccacctatctacagctagaggagaccccacctatctacagctagaggagaccccatctatctacagctaggggagaccccacctatctacagccagaggagaccccacctatctacagctagaggagaccccacctatctacagccagaggagaccccacctatctacagctagaggagaccccacctatctacagctagaggagaccccacctatctacagctagaggagaccccatctatctacagctaggggagaccccacctatctacagctagaggagaccccacctatctacagctaggggagaccccacctatctacagctagaggagaccccacctatctacagctaggggagaccacacctatctacagctaggggagaccccacctatctatagctagaggagaccccacctatctacagctaggggagaccccacctatctacagccaggggagaccccacctatctacagctagaggagaccccacctatctacagctaggggagaccccacctatctacagccaggggagaccccacctatctacagctagaggagaccccacctatctacagctagaggagaccccacctatctacagctagaggagacccccacctatctacagctaggggaaacctgctagccttgtcttaacacatggatgtttcccataaacataaatatattctgatcttATTACAGCAAAatcaacgtcggcagtattgacggcaaaataggctccagaatatttccttctgtatctACAggttttttattacatttatatatctgcatttataccaaaacctcgagactttcaaacatcaacatttcatttattaatatctatttgtgtctaaatgacatatacataacatcttttccttttctattttgaatggaaacgcttccaacatgctagcgtgtcgcgtgaaaaataggtgCCGGTCCTGTTTCTAGCGTGCACGCGCCTAAGACGTGCGCATCAAACTCTTTTTGActgccaagatggcggcggccGGAAACATCAAGAGCCGTCACTGCCCGATGTCGAGCGCAGATTTGAGTcacgcatgcgtcactttgcgacaagtagcctccAAGATGCTAACAGCTTTTTGAGCTAACGCTCAGTCtatgagctaacgttaacaatcaaacaatcatagctaaaacatttttgaaatgactgctagctacgagttagcattcaaacacaacagatgctgtcacttgaatggcgttttgagctaacgttagcaatctaacaatcatagatagctaaatcatttttggaaattatttccatcTTGTGTTATTGTACGTAAAGAGAAACGTTTATTATTTTacggatttcacaaatttcagtaagacacgttatgccgtaaaccgtttaaatctgagcagcGGGCAGTGACGAATGTGAAGACCGTGGGGCTAACTGCTAACCGTTAGCAAAACTGTTACCAGTTAACTGTTCGTTACTGGCTGGTCTTCAACGTCACATGATTCCTTTTTTCCTGTCTGTTCCTCGCCGTGTCTAAACTGACTATCTGTAAATTGTCCTGGAATAACTTCTGCTATGATTCGACAATatgaataaaatgaatgaattatatTTCCTTTGCAGAGGAACAACtcgcctgcgtgtgtgtgtgtgtgtgtgtgtgtgtgtgtgtgtgtgtgtgtgtcggttagtgtgtgtcagtatttctttctctgtgtgtgtgtttgtgtacatacGTCATCATCAGATTCGATGGACAAAAACAAGcaagcaaatgtgtgtgtgtgtgtgtctgtgtgtctctgtgtgtgtgtgtgtgtgtgtgtgtgtgtgtgtgtgtgtctgtctgtgtgtacctgttgtgcagagagttccttctggTTTTGTTCTGGTAGAAAACCTCCACAGGAGAACCAGTAGAGACCAGCGGGGGGCGACACTGAGACACACCATcgtctgacagacagacagagaaagacagacacacagacaggcagacagagacagacagacagacaggcagacagagacagacaggcaggcagacagagacagacaggcagacagagacagacagacagacagacaggcagacagagacagacagacagacagataggcagacagagacagacagacagacagagacagacagacaggcagacagagacagacagagacagacagagacagacagacagacagacaggcagacagagacagacagacagacagataggcagacagagacagacagacagacagagacagacagacaggcagacagagacagacagagacagacagagacagacagacagaaagataggcagacagagacagacagacagacagacagacgcagacagacgcagacagagacagacagataccgacagagacagacacacagacagacagacagacagacagacagacagacagttaggtTTGTGCTCTGATGAAATCAATGTTTTGAATAACGACAGATTTAGAATGATGTAAGACATTATCACCCTGTACAGTATTTTCAGGAACCAAAGAGCTGGTCACTGAGCAGCTACACATATGTGACACAATACAACAAGGACAGAGAGAAACCTACACCAGCGGTGTAGTCTACACGATaagcaggtatacgcagtatacccactaagaaagctccaggatttccatataccccacttaaaaatgctcaatgacacgcaacaacataccttccattatatttttgatatattttgaattgtcatctgtgtttttcttcctcACATAGGCTCAATCAAGGTATAtccactgtaaattggtgcataaaagtgaaTCCGAATTAAGGAAAttaagtcgttgatgctcaaacCAGACCTCTTTAAATTTTTCACTCTTTGTTTCATTGCAGCCATTTGCTACAATCAAACCATGTGatgtttcagtttttcttttttaataaatttgtaaaaatttctacatttctgtttttttctgtcaagatgGGGTGCTGAGTGTACATTAATGAGcaataaaatgaactttttttgattttagcGAATGGCTGCAATGAAACAAAGAGTGAAAAATTTGAAAGGGTCTTAATTCTGTCCGTACCCACTGTATATagcctacagtacagtatacccactacagtacactagactacaccactggcgtAAACCCAGCAAaggacatttgtttttatacCAAAACGTAGCAGCGTAAATGTAGCCTCGGGTGAACTGTTCTGTGATGTcactgtgacgtcacatcccAGTCATTATGTCCGCGAgtacaatttttttaattactgaTAGAAATGATGGAttaaaaacgacaaaaacatgtAAGAATTAACTGCAGTTCTTTGACGCTGTTTCACTGTCAGCCAGCAGGAGGCGCTGCAGCAactaacagtgtgtgtgtgtgtgtgtgtgttaccgttCTCGAGTCCTGTCGAGTCTGATGTCGAGCTGCTCTCTGACCTCACTGTGTcatctgaaaacacacacacacacacacacacacacacacacacacacacacacacacacacacacacacacattcaaaataaaggcaGGAAGAAACAGATTTCCTCGTCTTCCTTAAACAATGGTGTCTCTCATCTACtgccagttgtgtgtgtgtgtgtgtggtgtgtgtgtgtgtgtgtgtgtgtgtgttttacctgtGTGGCAGCCTCTGTGTACAGTCCTCTTgccgtggtgtgtgtgtgtctgtgtgttgtgttcggAGTCGCTGTGTTTCCTCAGGGCTCCGCTGAATAAAGTTTTCTTCTGCTTTGAACGCTGAGAGTCTTCCtcctgaagacacacacacacacacacacacacacacacacacacacacacacacacacacacacacacacacacacacacacacacacacacacacacacacagacacacacacacacacacacacacacacacacatagacacacagacacacacacacacatacacacagacacacaaacacatacatacacacagacacacacacacatacacacacacacacacacacacacacacaaatacatacatacacacagacacacaaacacatacatacacacagacacacacacacacacatacacacagacacacacacacacacacacacacacacacatatacacagacacacacacatacatacacacacacacacacacacacacagatacacacacagacacacacacatacacagacacacatagacatacatagacacacacacagacacagacacacacagacacagacacacacacacacaaatacatacatacacacagacacacacacacacacacacacacacagacacacacacacacatacacacacacacacacacacacacacacacacatatacacagacacacacacacatacatacacacagacacacacacacagatacacacacagacacacacacatacacagacacacatagacatacatagacacacacacacacacacacacacagacacacacacacaaatacatacatacacacagacacacaaacacatacatacacacagacacacacacacacacacacatacatacacacacacacacacacacagatacacacacagacacacacacacacacagatacacacacagacacacacacacacatacacagacacacatagacatacatagacacacacacacacacacacacacacacagacacacacacagacacacacacacatacacagacacacatagacacacacacacacacacacacacacttggtcaTGGTCATGACATTACAGAGATCAGCACCAGCAGACTGAAATCAGGGCCACAAGTCTCACCTCCGCTCGGCACTTCCTGTTTACTGGGCGAGATGTCCCAGCTCTCCTTCGGACACAGGGGGGTTTCTCTCCCGCCTCCAGGGGGAAGTCACTGGGCACCGCACCCGTCAGCTCCTGACCAATCAAAACACACCTTATATTACATCagattaaagtgcccatattatgaaaaaaatct
This window contains:
- the ccdc120a gene encoding FERM domain-containing protein 4B encodes the protein MATGVNYWSSYEHSYKVSECVWGGEREASSEEEGGGATWDTHAMEVKGQLISAPDPFSCPDRKQRERMAELLERRRGLQALLSARLAELRRICLQEAELTGAVPSDFPLEAGEKPPCVRRRAGTSRPVNRKCRAEEEDSQRSKQKKTLFSGALRKHSDSEHNTQTHTHHGKRTVHRGCHTDDTVRSESSSTSDSTGLENDDGVSQCRPPLVSTGSPVEVFYQNKTRRNSLHNRTDHPETIQTHKPPPPPSPNSSYDGGLERTQLPEVDPRQAGLWVNGLAGSRGTNATAGAFRSSETLADGRTRAPAHNNGRAAAYGEVLLDYVWGKQQQLQRQQSQPNSNRQPITSQHHHQQPITSQHHQQLLYNSCSSKGFLYLLSMSVRPSSLRERRPATVATLATSGESK